The DNA window CAATACAGCAGTCCACAATGGTGAACTCTTCAGACAAGAAGAACGGCATTTCCGCAAACAGAGGGCCGGTCGCCAGCAAGCTTTCTTTCAGCTCTTTACGCGCGGCATCTGAAGCCTTACCGGTTGGCTGAGCAACGATCTGATCAACCAAAGCACACCAATCTTTCTGAATCCGGTGGATCATCAAGCGGCTGTTAGCTCGTGCAACGGGGTACACAGGCAAAAGCGGTGGATGCGGGAAACGCTCATCCAGGTATTCCATCATGATGTTCGGTTCGTATAGAACCAAATCACGATCCACCAATGTCGGTACGGCGTTGTACGGGTTCATATCCGCCAATTCTGCCGGAGGGTTGTCCGGCTCCACATCAACAACATCAACGGTAACACCCTTTTCCGCCAATACAATACGCACACGATGGCTGTAATGGCTGTTTGGGTCCGAGAAAAAAGTCATTGATGACCGCTTGGTCACAACGCCCATATAAGCTACCTCACGATTCAAAAATCGAAACAATCCAGTAAACGCAAAAAACCAGCGGTCCTTGAAGGGACCGCTGGAATCTAGGATTAAGGATTATACCCTAAATCTTAATGTACGTCTTTCCAGTACTCGCGATTGAGCAAGTATGCGAAGACGAAGAAGATGGCCACGAAGATCAGCACGAAAATACCAAGACGCTCGCGCTCAACTTTTACCGGGTCACCCATGTAGGACATGAAGTTGGTCAGATCCCACATTGCCTGATCGAATTCAGCACCATTCATGCTGCCTTCGATGGCATACTCAGGGCACACATCACTGTTGTTGATGTTACCACTGAGGGGCTCAACATTTGGCTTAACGCCAATATTGGGCTTAACCGCACACAGACCTTGCAGACCAACCATCACATGAGGCATACCAACGAGATCGAAGACCACGTTGTTCACTCCCAAGGGACGACTGTCATCTTTGTAGAATCCACGCAGGTAGGAATAAACCCAGGATTCGCCACGCAGACGAGTCTCTAGCGTCAAGTCAGGTGGCGGAGCACCAAACCAACCCGCAGCCATACCTTTGTCCATGGAGTTTTTCATCAACTCCCCGATTTTGGCGCCAGTGAAGATTAGATTCTCCTCGTACAACGCCGCAGGAATCTCCAAATCGTCAGAGACACGCTTGTAACGGGCGTACTCCATAGAGTGGCAACCCATGCAGTAGTTGGTGAACAAGGCCGCACCACGCTGCAAAGACGCTTTGTCAGTATGATCCGGAGTCATCTCATCCAGATGAACCGAGCCACCCGCTGCCAACCCAAGCGCTGGCAGGATCGCTATGAAAAGACCAAATATCAGCTTTCTCATTATCCTGTCACCCTCTCTGGCACTGGCTTGGTTTTCTCCATGCGCGTGTAGAACGGCATGAGGATGAAGTACGCGAAGTACAACGCTGTCAAGATCTGGGCGGCGGTGGTACGACCTTCCGTCGCCGGAACGATACCCAAGTAACCCAGCACCACAAAGCTGATCGCAAAAATCGTCAGAGCAATCTTGCTCAGCCAGCCTTTGTAGCGGATTGACCGAACCGGACTTCTATCCAGCCAAGGCAACACGAATAGAATGGCAATCGCAGCACCCATGACAACCACACCCCAGAACTTGGCATCGAGACCGAACAGATCAACGGTTACCGCACGCAACATCGCATAGAAGGGCGTGAAGTACCATACCGGAGCGATATGAGCCGGCGTCTTCAGATTGTTGGCTGGCTCGAAGTTTGGTTTCTCGAGGAACAGGCCACCCATTTCAGGGAAGAAGAACACCACGATAAAGAAGATAAAGAAGAACACCGCCACACCCAGCAGGTCGTGCACTGAGTAGTACGGATGGAACGGGATACCATCTTTCGGAATGCCGTTCTCGTCTTTGTTTTTCTTAATGTCGATACCGTCAGGGTTGTTTGAACCCACTTCGTGCAACGCCAGGATGTGCAGCACAACCAATGCCAACAGAACGATCGGCAACGCAACAACGTGCAAGGCAAAGAAGCGGTTAAGCGTGATACCGGAAATCAGGTAGTCACCACGAATCCACAAAGACAAATCTTCACCGATCACCGGAATAGCACCGAACAGGTTAACAATAACCTGGGCACCCCAGTAAGACATCTGACCCCATGGCAGCAGGTAGCCCATAAAGGCTTCCGCCATCAGCACCAGATAAATCAGCATGCCGAAGATCCAGATCAACTCACGAGGTTTCTGGTAGGAGCCGTACATCAAGCCACGGAACATGTGGAGATAGACCACCACGAAGAACGCAGAGGCCCCCGTAGAGTGGAGATAACGCAACAACCAGCCCCATTCAACATCACGCATGATGTATTCGACGGAAGCGAAAGCGCCGTCGCCAGACGGGTTGTAGCTCATGGTCAGCCAAATACCGGTAACCAACTGGTTAACCAGAACAAGCATGGCCAACGAGCCGAAGAAGTACCAGAAATTAAAGTTCTTGGGCGCGTAATACTTCGCCAAGTGGTTGTTCCAAGCATCAACAATAGGAAGACGCTCATCTACCCAATTTATAAGTTTTTGCATTACGCTGCCTCCGGATCAAGACCAATCGTCATGGTCGAATCGTTATCGAACCGATAAGGCGGTACTTCCAGGTTCAGAGGAGCTGGCTGCCCACTGAGAACGCGGCCGGACAAATCGAACTTGGAGCCGTGACATGGGCAAAAGAACCCACCCAACCACTCTTCACCCAAATCTGCAGGAGCCACCTCCGGACGGTAGGTAGGAACGCAACCAAGGTGCGTACAAATGCCTACCAGAACCATAAGCTCCGGCTTCAGAGAGCGTGATGCTCCCTTGATGTATTCCGGCTGCTGGCTGGCTGCGGTTGATTCTGGATCTTTCAACCGAGGGGTCATCTCCTCGACACGATCCAGCATTTCCTGTGACCGCCGCACAACCCACACTGGCTTGCCTCGCCACTCAACAGTCACCTGCTGACCTGGCTCAATTTTGTCGACATTCATTGTTACCGGTGCACCGGCTGCTTCCGCTTTTGCGCTGGGATTCCAGGACGCTACGAAAGGAACAGCTGCACCGACGACGCCGACACCACCTACCACGGATGTGGCACCGATTAGAAATCGGCGCCGACCTTGGCTCACGTCGCCATTACTCATTATGGTTTTCTCCCATCAGGCGAGGCACAGACGCGGAAACACCGATACTGCGCTTCGAAAAGGACTTCACAACCCAAAATTATAAGCGAGGAAATGGTAATGAAATTAACCTTCGCTTACAAGTTAGAAAGGCCCAGTGCCGGGCTTATCCCTGCGCCAGATCAAAATTTTTTACAGTCTTAAGGCACAAAAAAACCCGACCAAAAGATCGGGTTTTTCCATCGGCACAAGGTGCAGATTAACGCTTGGAGAACTGCGGACGCTTACGCGCTTTACGCAGACCAACCTTCTTACGCTCAACCTTACGTGCGTCACGGGTAACGTAACCCGCTTCGCGCATCGATGGGCGCAGTGTTTCGTCGTAATCCATAAGGGCGCGAGTCAAACCGTGGCGAATTGCGCCAGCCTGACCACTGATACCACCACCCTTAACTGTGATATTGATATCGAAACGATCTTCAGAACCCGCAACAACCAGCGGCTGACGCACGATCATTCGAAGCGTCTCACGACCGAAGAATTCTTCGATAGTGCGACCGTTGATAGAAATGTTACCGCTTCCCGGCTTGATAAAAACCCGAGCCGTGGACGACTTGCGGCGACCAGTACCGTAATTTTGTGCTACAGACATATTCGCCTTCCGTTAAATGTCGAGTTCTTTGGGCTGCTGGGCGGCATGCGCGTGCTCAGCGCCGGCGTACACTTTCAGCTTCTTGAACATGGCACGACCAAGCGGACCTTTCGGAAGCATGCCTTTCACAGACTTCTGAATAATTTGCTCGGGAGCCTTGTCAACCAGCTTCTCGAAATTGATGGATTTGATTCCACCTGGAAAGCCGGTATGGCTGTAATACATCTTATCAGATGCCTTGTTGCCGGTAACCTTCACCTGGCTGGCATTGATAACAACGATATAATCGCCAGTGTCCACATGAGGGGTATACTCAGGCTTATGCTTGCCCCGCAGACGAAGGGCGATTTCGGTTGACAGACGACCCAGCGTCTTGCCGGCTGCGTCTACAACGTACCAGTCACGTTTTACAGTTTCTGGTTTCGCACTCAGAGTCTTCATTGATTCCGCCTTGAACGCTAAAAGAAACGTTAGAAACCACCACCGGTACATGCAAGGCATCCGGGGGAGGTCCATACCTAGTTTGCGCTGGCACTATTCGGGGCTGAGATAGTGACATCGCCTTGAAAAGCCAGGGCGCGAAGTATACTCGAACCCCAAAAGAAAGCCAACCCTACGTCGCCTTGTCTCGTAAATCCCCTACAAAACGCTTAATTTGGCGCCAACACATCGGCCGGCCGGCCGTAGAGTGTACTCGCATTCTCCAGCACCACCTCGGCAAGCCTTTCCTTAGGCTCGCCCCGAAGTTGAGCCAGCTGGGCCAATATATCAGGTATATATTCCGGGGAGTTCTGCCCCTTAGCAACTCCCGCCGGCGACATATCCGGCGCGTCGGTTTCCAGCACTAACGTGTCAGACGGCAAGCGAGCGACTACGTCTCGGGTCTTCTTTGAGCGGGCGTGAGTAATCACTCCCCCCACACCAATATAGCAGCCCAACTCAATAAAGTGACAGGCTTGCTGATAGCTTCCGGAGAAGCCGTGAATCAGCGCGCGGCCGTCCCAGCGCTCTGACCGCAGAAGGGCAGCCACTTGGTCGTGAGCTTTTACAGAGTGGACCACCAGCGGCAAATCCATACGAGCGGCCATTTGTACTTGCGCCGCAAACCACGGCTTCTGGCCATCGATCGAGCCGCGCAGACCGTCAAGGCCGCACTCCCCAACAGCCAGACACCCTGGCTCTCTTTTCTCGAGCGCAGCTTCTAGCGATTCCAGATCCTCCTCGCCATGCTCACCCACAAACCAAGGATGGATGCCTAGACAATACCACAGCCCCACCTCAGGCTTTGACAAAGATGCCAACCGCCCCCAATCGGGGCACCGGACCCCAGGCATAACCAAGCCGTTTACACTCTGTGCCCTTGCACCTGCCAACACTTGATCCCGGCGCTCATCAAACTCCGGGAAGTCGAAATGGCAATGGGCATCGAACAGGCGCATGCGTGGCTCCACCAAGCTTCGTTAGTGTTCTCGAGTTTTATGGAACTGAACGTCCGGGTAACGCTCCTGAGCCAAGTTCAGGTTTACCATCGTCGGTGCGATGTAAGCCAACCGGTCACCACCGTCGAGCGCGACATTCTCCTGGTTCTTACGCTGGAACTCTTCCAGCTTGCGCTCGTCGTCACAGGTTACCCAGCGTGCAGTTGCTACGTTGATCGGCTCATAGATAGCCTCGACTTTGTACTCACTCTTCAATCGCGCAACCACCACATCAAACTGCAGCACGCCGACAGCCCCAACAATCAGGTCATTGTTTTTAAATGGCCGGAACACCTGAACCGCGCCTTCCTCGGAGAGCTGAATGAGGCCTTTCTGTAGTTGCTTGGCTTTCAATGGATCTTTCAGACGAATCCGACGGAACAACTCCGGAGCAAAGTTCGGAATACCGGTGAACTTCATGTCTTCGCCCGCAGTGAAGGTATCGCCAAGCTGGATGGTTCCGTGGTTGTGCAAGCCAATGATATCGCCCGCAAACGCCTGCTCAGCATGCTCTCGGTCACCAGCCATGAACGTTAGGGCGTCGGAAAAGCGAACATCCTTACCGATACGAACGTGACGCGCCTTCATACCTTGCTTATAGCTGCCTGAAACGATTCGAACAAACGCTATCCGGTCACGGTGCTGGGGGTCCATGTTCGCCTGGATTTTGAAGACAAACCCAGAGAAGCCTTCCTCCTCGGGCTCAACCGTGCGCACATCCGTGGCACGCGCCTGGGGCGTTGGAGCCCACTCGATCAGACCATCAAGCATATGATCAACGCCAAAGTTGCCCAGCGCGGTACCGAAAAATACGGGGGTCAGCTCACCGGCCAGGAAAGCCTCTTGATCAAACTCGTGCGAAGCACCTTTCACCAGCTCGATTTCATCCCGCAAGTCAGCGGCATAGCCGCCAAGCGCTTCCTCCAATTCCGGATTATCCAGCCCTTTTATAACACGCCGTTCCTGAATGGTATGGCCTTGACCGGTTTGGTATAAAATCACTTCATCACGGACCAAGTGATACACACCCTTAAAGCCCTTGCCCATACCAATCGGCCAGGTCACCGGTGAACAAGCAATTTTCAGTACGTCTTCCACTTCATCCATTAGCTCAATCGGATCACGAGTATCACGGTCCAGCTTGTTCATGAAAGTGATAATGGGGGTATCTCTAAGACGCGTAACCTCCATCAACTTGATGGTCCGCTCTTCAACACCTTTGGCACTGTCGATAACCATCAGACACGAATCGACTGCAGTCAGGGTACGGTAGGTATCCTCGGAGAAATCCTCGTGGCCTGGGGTATCCAGCAGGTTTACAAGCTTTCCTCCATAGGGAAACTGCATCACCGAGGTGGTTACTGAAATGCCACGCTCTTTTTCCATCTCCATCCAGTCAGATTTAGCGTGCTGGCCAGACTTCTTGCCTTTTACCGTACCGGCCTTCTGCAGCGCTTGACCGAACAACAGTACCTTTTCAGTAATGGTGGTTTTACCGGCATCCGGGTGCGAGATAATCGCAAAGGTATGGCGATTGGCCACTTCCCTCGATAGGTTAGACATAAGACAACAGCCTGAATGGAATGGATGATAAACGGGGTATTATACGGGCTAGCGGGGGCTCAGGTGAACTGCAACTCCATGACTCTCGCATCTTCGCCGCCCGAAGGGCCGGGGTAATATTTTGGCCTGACACCAATCTGCTTAAAACCTTCACTTCGATACAGCAACGTTGCTGCGCGATTGCTTTTACGAACCTCCAGAATCATGCACGCCAAATCATCTTCGACCGCGACCGCTATCGCATGCTGGAGCAACTTTCGCCCTACCCCCATGCCTCGAACAGTCGGGTGTACACACACGTTAAGTAAGTGTGCCTCATCGAATTGATAACTTATGATCGTGTAGCCAACGAGCTCTTTTTCGGAAACGTACGCCCACACCCGATAACTGTCCTTGAAGCAGTCTCGGAAGATGCCCTCAGTCCAGGGGTGCGAATGCCCAAGCCGCTCCAGTTCCATCACTCGCGGAAGATCACTTGGGGTGAGCCGACGTATGCCGGAATCTGCAACTTGGTCGGCCCTCATAGAGCCGAGAGGGGTTTGATCATTTGCCATAGCTCTCGCTTCATCAAGGGATCGGATGCGAGCTTCGCCAAGCTCCCTGAAAACCTTACGGCCGCTGGTTTCCCGAATGCCTGCTCTAGCAAATCGCTCTCGTCACCCAGAATCACAATCTGACGATCTTTCTCGGCACCGTATCGTGCGGAAATCGCTTCCAGTAAATGCTCGACGCGATTGAGCGAAACTTTAAGATTATTGAACAAAGGCCAGTGGATAGATCCGAGCCCAACAGGTGATGCCTCTCCCACACTTTTCAATATGTTCGCTGCCAACGTCTCTTGTAGCGAGAAGCTTGTATCCTCGGACATCTCTGCGATCAACAAGAAGCGGTTACCCCGCCATGCCTGAATAAACACGCGCGGCACAGCTTCGGGCACATGAGCGAAAGCGCGCGGAAGCTCTTCATCGGGAACAGCTATGTCTTCAGAAGAATCCGTTTTACCTACAATCGCAGTTTTCTGAGGCTCAGCAGGCTCCGCTGGTCGAGGCGAGTTTGCTGGCGCTTCAACCGCTGACATCAAACTCTGGAGGTGAGCAATCTTGTCGCGACTACGGGCAGCTTGCTCCGGATCACTTTGCGCGGGTGCTGCTGATGCGGCCACACCAAGCTCTGGCATGGCCGGTTCATCGTTGAACTCACTGAAGTCGTACTCGGGGCTGGGCGCGGCGCCGGGAAGCGGTTCGCGCGCATACCACATCCTGACCCCGGCGACGCCGAGGTAGAATTGCCTTGCCGCTTCGGTATGCATATCAACAACACCTAATCGTTAGTCGTAAAGCCAGCCGCACGAATTCAGACATCAGCAACCTGTGGATGCTGACGAATGCCGCCCGAAGTTACCAAGTTAAGAGCCTCGATATAAGCTTTGGCCGACGCGATGATGATGTCGGTGTCCGCTCCTACGCCGTTAACGATTCGCCCTCCACGTTCAAGTCGAACCGTCACCTCACCCTGAGCATCGGTACCACTGGTGATGTTGTTGACTGAGTAAAGCTGCAGGTTACAACCGGAATCTACTAATGATTCAATCGCTTTAAAGGCGGCATCAACCGGACCACTGCCCTCAGAAGTAACCGTATGCTCAGTGCCATCGACCGTCATGGTCAACGTGGCTTTTGGCACAACGCCTGTTTCTGATGCAACCTTCATGCACACCAGACCATAGCGCCCAACCTCTTCTTTCTGTTTGGTATCACTGGCGATGGCCTGCAGATCTTCGTCGAATATTTCATGCTTAAGGTCAGCCAGTGCCTTGAAGCGGGTGAACGCTTCATTCAACTCGGTCTCGGTCTCAAACTGGATCCCCAATTCCTGCAAACGGGTGCGGAACGCGTTGCGCCCCGAGTGTTTACCCAGTACCAAACTGTTGGTATGCCAGCCCACGTCTTGGGCCTTCATAATCTCGTAGGTTTCGCGGTGTTTCAGCACACCATCCTGGTGAATGCCGGATTCGTGAGCAAACGCGTTAGCCCCAACAATCGCCTTGTTGGGCTGGACAGGGAAACCGGTAATGGTCGACACCAGGCGAGACGCGGGAACAATATGCTCTGCGTTCACTCGGGTATCGATGTTGAACAGGTCTTTACGAGTGCGTACCGCCATCACAATCTCTTCAAGGGAGGCGTTACCTGCACGCTCGCCCAAGCCATTGATCGTGCACTCCACCTGCCGTGCACCATTCGTCACCGCGGCGATAGAGTTCGCCACGGCGAGGCCGAGGTCGTTGTGACAGTGAACAGAAAAGATCGCCTTATCGGCATTGGGTATACGGTTCAG is part of the Marinobacter sp. JH2 genome and encodes:
- the rpsI gene encoding 30S ribosomal protein S9, which encodes MSVAQNYGTGRRKSSTARVFIKPGSGNISINGRTIEEFFGRETLRMIVRQPLVVAGSEDRFDINITVKGGGISGQAGAIRHGLTRALMDYDETLRPSMREAGYVTRDARKVERKKVGLRKARKRPQFSKR
- the petA gene encoding ubiquinol-cytochrome c reductase iron-sulfur subunit, with amino-acid sequence MSNGDVSQGRRRFLIGATSVVGGVGVVGAAVPFVASWNPSAKAEAAGAPVTMNVDKIEPGQQVTVEWRGKPVWVVRRSQEMLDRVEEMTPRLKDPESTAASQQPEYIKGASRSLKPELMVLVGICTHLGCVPTYRPEVAPADLGEEWLGGFFCPCHGSKFDLSGRVLSGQPAPLNLEVPPYRFDNDSTMTIGLDPEAA
- a CDS encoding TatD family hydrolase, translating into MRLFDAHCHFDFPEFDERRDQVLAGARAQSVNGLVMPGVRCPDWGRLASLSKPEVGLWYCLGIHPWFVGEHGEEDLESLEAALEKREPGCLAVGECGLDGLRGSIDGQKPWFAAQVQMAARMDLPLVVHSVKAHDQVAALLRSERWDGRALIHGFSGSYQQACHFIELGCYIGVGGVITHARSKKTRDVVARLPSDTLVLETDAPDMSPAGVAKGQNSPEYIPDILAQLAQLRGEPKERLAEVVLENASTLYGRPADVLAPN
- a CDS encoding glutathione S-transferase N-terminal domain-containing protein, with amino-acid sequence MGVVTKRSSMTFFSDPNSHYSHRVRIVLAEKGVTVDVVDVEPDNPPAELADMNPYNAVPTLVDRDLVLYEPNIMMEYLDERFPHPPLLPVYPVARANSRLMIHRIQKDWCALVDQIVAQPTGKASDAARKELKESLLATGPLFAEMPFFLSEEFTIVDCCIAPILWRLPALGIELSDKDKQAKPLLKYMESIFSREGFKASLSDLEEDIRS
- a CDS encoding cytochrome c1; the encoded protein is MRKLIFGLFIAILPALGLAAGGSVHLDEMTPDHTDKASLQRGAALFTNYCMGCHSMEYARYKRVSDDLEIPAALYEENLIFTGAKIGELMKNSMDKGMAAGWFGAPPPDLTLETRLRGESWVYSYLRGFYKDDSRPLGVNNVVFDLVGMPHVMVGLQGLCAVKPNIGVKPNVEPLSGNINNSDVCPEYAIEGSMNGAEFDQAMWDLTNFMSYMGDPVKVERERLGIFVLIFVAIFFVFAYLLNREYWKDVH
- a CDS encoding cytochrome bc complex cytochrome b subunit; translation: MQKLINWVDERLPIVDAWNNHLAKYYAPKNFNFWYFFGSLAMLVLVNQLVTGIWLTMSYNPSGDGAFASVEYIMRDVEWGWLLRYLHSTGASAFFVVVYLHMFRGLMYGSYQKPRELIWIFGMLIYLVLMAEAFMGYLLPWGQMSYWGAQVIVNLFGAIPVIGEDLSLWIRGDYLISGITLNRFFALHVVALPIVLLALVVLHILALHEVGSNNPDGIDIKKNKDENGIPKDGIPFHPYYSVHDLLGVAVFFFIFFIVVFFFPEMGGLFLEKPNFEPANNLKTPAHIAPVWYFTPFYAMLRAVTVDLFGLDAKFWGVVVMGAAIAILFVLPWLDRSPVRSIRYKGWLSKIALTIFAISFVVLGYLGIVPATEGRTTAAQILTALYFAYFILMPFYTRMEKTKPVPERVTG
- the prfC gene encoding peptide chain release factor 3, encoding MSNLSREVANRHTFAIISHPDAGKTTITEKVLLFGQALQKAGTVKGKKSGQHAKSDWMEMEKERGISVTTSVMQFPYGGKLVNLLDTPGHEDFSEDTYRTLTAVDSCLMVIDSAKGVEERTIKLMEVTRLRDTPIITFMNKLDRDTRDPIELMDEVEDVLKIACSPVTWPIGMGKGFKGVYHLVRDEVILYQTGQGHTIQERRVIKGLDNPELEEALGGYAADLRDEIELVKGASHEFDQEAFLAGELTPVFFGTALGNFGVDHMLDGLIEWAPTPQARATDVRTVEPEEEGFSGFVFKIQANMDPQHRDRIAFVRIVSGSYKQGMKARHVRIGKDVRFSDALTFMAGDREHAEQAFAGDIIGLHNHGTIQLGDTFTAGEDMKFTGIPNFAPELFRRIRLKDPLKAKQLQKGLIQLSEEGAVQVFRPFKNNDLIVGAVGVLQFDVVVARLKSEYKVEAIYEPINVATARWVTCDDERKLEEFQRKNQENVALDGGDRLAYIAPTMVNLNLAQERYPDVQFHKTREH
- a CDS encoding 2-isopropylmalate synthase, which encodes MAAPDHLVIFDTTLRDGEQSPGATMNKNEKLRIAKALERLRVDVIEAGFAIASQGDFEAVKAIAESIKESTICSLARALDKDIDRAAEAIRPAAQGRIHTFIATSPIHMQHKLQMKPDEVVEQAVRAVKRARSHVDDVEFSCEDAGRSELDFLCRIIEAAIDAGATTINIPDTVGYAIPAEFGETIRQLLNRIPNADKAIFSVHCHNDLGLAVANSIAAVTNGARQVECTINGLGERAGNASLEEIVMAVRTRKDLFNIDTRVNAEHIVPASRLVSTITGFPVQPNKAIVGANAFAHESGIHQDGVLKHRETYEIMKAQDVGWHTNSLVLGKHSGRNAFRTRLQELGIQFETETELNEAFTRFKALADLKHEIFDEDLQAIASDTKQKEEVGRYGLVCMKVASETGVVPKATLTMTVDGTEHTVTSEGSGPVDAAFKAIESLVDSGCNLQLYSVNNITSGTDAQGEVTVRLERGGRIVNGVGADTDIIIASAKAYIEALNLVTSGGIRQHPQVADV
- the rimI gene encoding ribosomal protein S18-alanine N-acetyltransferase, whose product is MANDQTPLGSMRADQVADSGIRRLTPSDLPRVMELERLGHSHPWTEGIFRDCFKDSYRVWAYVSEKELVGYTIISYQFDEAHLLNVCVHPTVRGMGVGRKLLQHAIAVAVEDDLACMILEVRKSNRAATLLYRSEGFKQIGVRPKYYPGPSGGEDARVMELQFT
- the rplM gene encoding 50S ribosomal protein L13, producing MKTLSAKPETVKRDWYVVDAAGKTLGRLSTEIALRLRGKHKPEYTPHVDTGDYIVVINASQVKVTGNKASDKMYYSHTGFPGGIKSINFEKLVDKAPEQIIQKSVKGMLPKGPLGRAMFKKLKVYAGAEHAHAAQQPKELDI